From Nitrospinota bacterium, the proteins below share one genomic window:
- a CDS encoding O-antigen ligase family protein: protein MSGIVQPLVTMGERAAALLAPQRYREWLWFGAAAALLFAGNLLGSFGAAGVFGGYVFSLSLLGLAAPRRLLEVFVFLLALGHRDFTYTALKVGPANLYITEWVLLILMLAAVPRIADMWRNCRAALLALGLYAGIGFVFFWLSARYWPLGSIVRDFTIVYYAFFAVAALAFLRDAGDVNRLFIAMLAGSFFNLGGDLLNYLYGTFPVTPEQKNYSLRNSFYYLICTAYLLPGLLFLDRKIRPWAVAYVTAVFVVVLLYAYSKTAMAAILLISVLSILVLAKRARMQVLIAISMAFMLALIITPMAKTFKFSSLFTSQPARDDPRSMLRTAALRDFSEYPYGIGFGAPIFGGHSRELLLDPDGFHALHNSYLTVLRRMGVEGFAAFSAIVALALYGVYRVWRSSAGNYEAWLTPFAMLLGFIVAAVFATAHVVLEGPFFGAVFWLLLGAVFTVMRDHGQT, encoded by the coding sequence ATGAGCGGCATCGTTCAACCGCTCGTCACCATGGGGGAAAGGGCGGCCGCGCTGCTGGCGCCGCAACGTTACCGGGAATGGCTTTGGTTCGGCGCGGCCGCGGCGCTGCTGTTCGCGGGGAATTTGCTGGGAAGTTTTGGCGCGGCCGGCGTTTTCGGGGGGTATGTATTCAGTCTCTCACTGCTGGGGCTTGCCGCGCCGCGCCGGCTGTTGGAGGTCTTCGTTTTTCTGCTCGCCCTGGGCCATCGCGATTTTACCTACACGGCGCTTAAGGTAGGCCCCGCAAACCTTTATATCACCGAATGGGTGTTGCTCATTCTGATGCTGGCGGCGGTGCCGCGGATTGCGGACATGTGGCGCAACTGCCGCGCGGCGCTGCTGGCGTTGGGCCTGTATGCGGGAATTGGATTCGTGTTCTTTTGGCTTTCGGCCCGCTATTGGCCGCTCGGTTCGATAGTGCGGGATTTCACCATAGTGTATTACGCGTTCTTCGCGGTGGCGGCGCTGGCTTTCTTGCGGGATGCCGGGGATGTCAACCGGCTTTTCATCGCAATGCTTGCCGGCTCATTCTTCAATCTCGGAGGCGATCTGCTTAATTACCTGTACGGCACTTTTCCGGTCACTCCCGAACAGAAGAATTATTCCCTGCGCAACTCTTTTTATTATCTCATTTGCACGGCGTATCTTTTGCCCGGACTGTTGTTTCTTGACAGAAAAATTCGTCCGTGGGCCGTGGCGTATGTTACGGCCGTTTTTGTGGTCGTGCTTCTTTACGCCTACAGCAAAACGGCAATGGCGGCTATCTTGCTGATATCCGTTTTAAGTATTTTGGTTCTGGCAAAACGCGCGCGGATGCAGGTGTTGATCGCCATCTCCATGGCGTTTATGCTGGCGCTGATTATCACCCCGATGGCCAAAACATTCAAATTCTCCTCCCTTTTCACGTCGCAACCGGCGCGCGATGATCCTCGTTCAATGCTGCGCACCGCCGCCCTGCGGGATTTTTCCGAATATCCCTATGGCATCGGCTTCGGCGCGCCCATTTTCGGCGGGCATTCACGGGAACTGCTGTTGGATCCCGACGGATTCCATGCCTTGCACAATTCGTATCTCACCGTTCTCCGGCGCATGGGGGTGGAGGGGTTCGCGGCATTCTCCGCGATTGTGGCGCTGGCTCTTTACGGCGTGTACCGTGTGTGGCGTTCATCCGCCGGGAATTATGAGGCATGGTTGACGCCATTCGCCATGCTTCTGGGATTTATCGTGGCGGCTGTTTTCGCCACCGCGCATGTAGTATTGGAAGGGCCGTTTTTCGGGGCGGTATTTTGGCTCTTGTTGGGCGCCGTTTTCACTGTCATGCGCGATCATGGCCAGACGTGA
- a CDS encoding ABC transporter permease subunit — translation MRFKRMLLIEAEKLFKAPVFWVAPLVAILYLALMLVGFEVYAAKNGVTAAEAASMNNRYSGSAVVYAYSAAKHMVENVLHLSREAKGTILQPTAEEDLPVEERTIKGGGGKRFDFFGTLLHSLANPKPMPSSPCDRGNQPAAPATPPAADESFLPDFFLGTASAAEVLPPGPPEFRPEDSFMERLAQRIHWLADASSLEDKVIDRGRFNGLRFTYLSFFFAFIFIFPPLTAAVTTHVFALEFSRGTIKTALLMPVKRWQLLAAKMAVVAGYLLVAIFGFILLTLAVGCIFTGYGNLVLDSELLGFTGGNLMIKGDGAVMLFAAVAPVAVLSLMPIAAITAWLSLIKPEPAWVISISVIGYFIFYALGETPLFAEIRFLFPTSYMDGWGLLFRQSLSASLLITKLIVSGLITAGIMVKAVNKFSRQDIGA, via the coding sequence ATGCGATTTAAAAGAATGCTGCTTATCGAAGCCGAAAAGCTGTTTAAGGCCCCCGTATTCTGGGTGGCGCCGCTCGTCGCGATTCTCTACTTGGCCCTGATGCTTGTCGGCTTCGAAGTGTACGCCGCGAAAAACGGGGTGACCGCGGCGGAGGCCGCGTCGATGAACAACCGCTACAGCGGTTCGGCGGTGGTTTACGCCTATTCCGCGGCCAAGCACATGGTGGAGAATGTCTTGCACCTTTCGCGGGAGGCCAAGGGAACCATTCTGCAACCGACCGCCGAGGAGGATCTGCCCGTCGAGGAGCGGACCATAAAGGGCGGTGGCGGCAAAAGGTTCGATTTCTTCGGGACGTTGCTGCACAGCCTGGCCAATCCAAAGCCGATGCCGTCTTCGCCATGTGATAGGGGAAATCAGCCGGCGGCTCCCGCCACGCCCCCCGCGGCGGACGAATCTTTTCTGCCGGATTTTTTCCTTGGCACGGCCTCCGCCGCGGAGGTGTTGCCCCCCGGGCCTCCGGAATTCAGGCCGGAGGATTCATTTATGGAGCGGCTGGCCCAGCGTATCCACTGGCTTGCCGATGCATCATCGCTGGAGGACAAAGTGATAGACAGGGGGCGTTTTAACGGGCTTCGTTTTACATACCTCTCGTTTTTCTTCGCTTTTATTTTTATCTTTCCCCCGCTCACCGCGGCGGTGACAACACACGTATTCGCCCTGGAATTCAGCCGTGGCACGATAAAGACGGCCCTTTTGATGCCGGTGAAGCGTTGGCAACTGCTCGCCGCTAAAATGGCGGTGGTGGCCGGTTATCTGCTGGTGGCGATTTTCGGCTTTATTCTCCTGACGTTGGCGGTCGGATGCATTTTCACCGGTTACGGAAATCTGGTGCTGGATTCGGAGTTGCTTGGCTTCACCGGCGGCAACCTGATGATAAAAGGGGATGGCGCCGTCATGTTATTCGCCGCGGTGGCGCCGGTCGCGGTTCTTTCCCTCATGCCGATTGCCGCTATTACCGCGTGGCTTTCGCTTATTAAGCCGGAGCCGGCCTGGGTCATCAGCATTTCCGTCATCGGTTATTTTATTTTCTACGCGCTTGGCGAAACTCCGCTATTCGCGGAAATCCGTTTCCTCTTTCCGACGTCGTACATGGACGGGTGGGGGCTGCTTTTCCGGCAGTCATTAAGCGCCTCCTTGCTGATAACCAAGCTTATCGTATCCGGCCTCATTACCGCCGGGATAATGGTGAAGGCCGTGAACAAGTTTTCGAGGCAGGATATCGGTGCATGA